One Salvia splendens isolate huo1 chromosome 22, SspV2, whole genome shotgun sequence DNA segment encodes these proteins:
- the LOC121786680 gene encoding uncharacterized protein LOC121786680: MVKCYILASMSNVLQHQHHSYEFAHEIMETLQSLFGTQNRSARSLSIRSLMNKTMKEGTPVRDHVLEMMRHLNQIEVFGGSIDPDSQVDIILQSLLASFQ; the protein is encoded by the coding sequence ATGGTGAAGTGCTACATTTTGGCTTCTATGTCAAATGTACTTCAACATCAGCATCATTCCTATGAATTCGCTCATGAAATCATGGAGACCCTTCAATCCCTCTTTGGGACTCAGAATCGATCTGCTAGATCTCTATCGATCAGGAGTCTCATGAATAAGACTATGAAGGAGGGCACACCAGTTAGGGACCATGTCCTTGAAATGATGCgccacctcaatcaaattgaggtcTTTGGAGGATCAATAGATCCAGATTCTCAGGTGGACATAATACTCCAGAGTCTTCTAGCAAGCTTTCAGTAG